One window from the genome of Cyprinus carpio isolate SPL01 chromosome B1, ASM1834038v1, whole genome shotgun sequence encodes:
- the cunh7orf26 gene encoding uncharacterized protein C7orf26 homolog isoform X1, which translates to MSKITSFPSTAEMSDIRHALLRRDPLSAAKEVLYHLDISLGSALQSSTGPTPGLEKSTVELVEEFIFHVPKDRNIQPKVRNRSIKSGLTKRSTWVVRMSCVQELQLLEIMCSYFQEQSKDAIRQIIFSALFSLQGNKADESRMAMLGKLVSMAIAMCRVPILECAATWLQRTHSAWCVRLARVLMDDYCTLVPCAISTLQNICSASPRFCCQLLTAVTALYDFSSDELTPPPALLEMLVGWITEDPRLLLLTFINTPLNSSLPLGCLEITPLLGLLRWCVKAPLAYQRGRKSALTNGHGESEKGTAYEELYSKLHLSVLQVFLMLQVHLTEQNLIGRLAVLPVESVATLVEEVSRLCEKLTPFPAANHIQLALDRLAQALQVAMATGALLCAREDLRTLCSRLPHNNLLQLVMSGPVVQPPPHSGPFQPNMYPHIHPGRPSTLSPHSPHPVLSPHPTHPALSPHRPLTAHAAHPSLSPHAFHPAAMAFPYRPIR; encoded by the exons atgtcgaAAATAACAAG TTTCCCCTCCACAGCAGAGATGAGTGATATCCGGCATGCATTGCTGCGGCGTGATCCGCTGAGCGCGGCTAAAGAGGTTCTGTATCATCTGGACATCTCACTGGGCAGCGCTCTGCAGAGCTCCACCGGCCCCACGCCTGGACTAGAGAAGAGCACGGTGGAGCTGGTGGAGGAGTTCATCTTTCACGTCCCTAAAGACAGGAACATCCAGCCTAAGGTGAGGAACAGGAGTATCAAGTCTGGTCTGACTAAAAGAAGCACCTGGGTGGTG AGGATGAGCTGCGTTCAAGAACTGCAGCTGCTGGAGATCATGTGCAGTTACTTCCAGGAACAGAGCAAAGATGCAATCCGACAGATCATTTTCTCCGCACTCTTCAGTCTTCAAGGCAACAAGGCTGATGAGAGCCGCATGGCCATGCTTGGGAAGCTAGTGTCAATGGCTATAGCCATGTGTCGGGTGCCAATACTAGAGTGTGCAGCCACCTGGCTACAG CGCACACACTCTGCATGGTGCGTGCGTTTGGCTCGGGTGCTGATGGATGATTACTGCACACTGGTGCCATGTGCCATCTCTACCCTGCAAAACATCTGTTCAGCCAGTCCTCGCTTTTGCTGTCAGCTCCTCACTGCAGTAACGGCTCTCTATGACTTCTCCTCAG ATGAGTTGACTCCGCCCCCTGCACTCTTGGAGATGCTGGTTGGTTGGATCACAGAAGATCCCAGACTACTGCTCCTCACCTTCATCAACACACCCCTCAATTCCAGCCTGCCATTAGGCTGCCTTGAGATCACGCCTCTTTTGGGTCTGCTCCGGTGGTGTGTGAAAGCCCCGTTAGCCTATCAGAGAGGCCGCAAGTCAGCTTTGACCAATGGCCATGGAGAAAGTGAAAAAGGGACAGCGTATGAAGAGCTGTACTCTAAGCTGCACCTGAGTGTTCTTCAAGTCTTTCTCATGCTGCAG GTCCACCTGACAGAACAGAATTTGATAGGTCGGTTAGCTGTGCTTCCTGTGGAGTCTGTTGCCACGCTGGTAGAGGAAGTCAGCCGTCTGTGCGAGAAGCTCACGCCCTTCCCTGCTGCCAATCATATCCAGCTGGCACTGGATAGGCTGGCACAAGCTCTTCAGGTCGCCATGGCAACAGGAGCTCTTCTGTGTGCCAGAG AGGACCTACGGACTTTGTGCTCCAGACTTCCCCACAACAA TCTGTTACAGCTTGTGATGTCTGGTCCAGTAGTGCAGCCTCCACCTCACAGCGGACCCTTCCAGCCCAACATGTATCCACACATCCACCCGGGTCGGCCCTCCACTCTTTCTCCCCACAGCCCGCACCCTGTACTGTCACCGCACCCCACACACCCAGCGCTGTCCCCACATCGCCCGCTAACGGCCCACGCCGCACAcccttctctctctccacacGCCTTCCATCCTGCTGCCATGGCCTTTCCATACCGGCCCATTCGTTAA
- the cunh7orf26 gene encoding uncharacterized protein C7orf26 homolog isoform X3, which translates to MSKITSFPSTAEMSDIRHALLRRDPLSAAKEVLYHLDISLGSALQSSTGPTPGLEKSTVELVEEFIFHVPKDRNIQPKRMSCVQELQLLEIMCSYFQEQSKDAIRQIIFSALFSLQGNKADESRMAMLGKLVSMAIAMCRVPILECAATWLQRTHSAWCVRLARVLMDDYCTLVPCAISTLQNICSASPRFCCQLLTAVTALYDFSSDELTPPPALLEMLVGWITEDPRLLLLTFINTPLNSSLPLGCLEITPLLGLLRWCVKAPLAYQRGRKSALTNGHGESEKGTAYEELYSKLHLSVLQVFLMLQVHLTEQNLIGRLAVLPVESVATLVEEVSRLCEKLTPFPAANHIQLALDRLAQALQVAMATGALLCAREDLRTLCSRLPHNNLLQLVMSGPVVQPPPHSGPFQPNMYPHIHPGRPSTLSPHSPHPVLSPHPTHPALSPHRPLTAHAAHPSLSPHAFHPAAMAFPYRPIR; encoded by the exons atgtcgaAAATAACAAG TTTCCCCTCCACAGCAGAGATGAGTGATATCCGGCATGCATTGCTGCGGCGTGATCCGCTGAGCGCGGCTAAAGAGGTTCTGTATCATCTGGACATCTCACTGGGCAGCGCTCTGCAGAGCTCCACCGGCCCCACGCCTGGACTAGAGAAGAGCACGGTGGAGCTGGTGGAGGAGTTCATCTTTCACGTCCCTAAAGACAGGAACATCCAGCCTAAG AGGATGAGCTGCGTTCAAGAACTGCAGCTGCTGGAGATCATGTGCAGTTACTTCCAGGAACAGAGCAAAGATGCAATCCGACAGATCATTTTCTCCGCACTCTTCAGTCTTCAAGGCAACAAGGCTGATGAGAGCCGCATGGCCATGCTTGGGAAGCTAGTGTCAATGGCTATAGCCATGTGTCGGGTGCCAATACTAGAGTGTGCAGCCACCTGGCTACAG CGCACACACTCTGCATGGTGCGTGCGTTTGGCTCGGGTGCTGATGGATGATTACTGCACACTGGTGCCATGTGCCATCTCTACCCTGCAAAACATCTGTTCAGCCAGTCCTCGCTTTTGCTGTCAGCTCCTCACTGCAGTAACGGCTCTCTATGACTTCTCCTCAG ATGAGTTGACTCCGCCCCCTGCACTCTTGGAGATGCTGGTTGGTTGGATCACAGAAGATCCCAGACTACTGCTCCTCACCTTCATCAACACACCCCTCAATTCCAGCCTGCCATTAGGCTGCCTTGAGATCACGCCTCTTTTGGGTCTGCTCCGGTGGTGTGTGAAAGCCCCGTTAGCCTATCAGAGAGGCCGCAAGTCAGCTTTGACCAATGGCCATGGAGAAAGTGAAAAAGGGACAGCGTATGAAGAGCTGTACTCTAAGCTGCACCTGAGTGTTCTTCAAGTCTTTCTCATGCTGCAG GTCCACCTGACAGAACAGAATTTGATAGGTCGGTTAGCTGTGCTTCCTGTGGAGTCTGTTGCCACGCTGGTAGAGGAAGTCAGCCGTCTGTGCGAGAAGCTCACGCCCTTCCCTGCTGCCAATCATATCCAGCTGGCACTGGATAGGCTGGCACAAGCTCTTCAGGTCGCCATGGCAACAGGAGCTCTTCTGTGTGCCAGAG AGGACCTACGGACTTTGTGCTCCAGACTTCCCCACAACAA TCTGTTACAGCTTGTGATGTCTGGTCCAGTAGTGCAGCCTCCACCTCACAGCGGACCCTTCCAGCCCAACATGTATCCACACATCCACCCGGGTCGGCCCTCCACTCTTTCTCCCCACAGCCCGCACCCTGTACTGTCACCGCACCCCACACACCCAGCGCTGTCCCCACATCGCCCGCTAACGGCCCACGCCGCACAcccttctctctctccacacGCCTTCCATCCTGCTGCCATGGCCTTTCCATACCGGCCCATTCGTTAA
- the cunh7orf26 gene encoding uncharacterized protein C7orf26 homolog isoform X2, which yields MSDIRHALLRRDPLSAAKEVLYHLDISLGSALQSSTGPTPGLEKSTVELVEEFIFHVPKDRNIQPKVRNRSIKSGLTKRSTWVVRMSCVQELQLLEIMCSYFQEQSKDAIRQIIFSALFSLQGNKADESRMAMLGKLVSMAIAMCRVPILECAATWLQRTHSAWCVRLARVLMDDYCTLVPCAISTLQNICSASPRFCCQLLTAVTALYDFSSDELTPPPALLEMLVGWITEDPRLLLLTFINTPLNSSLPLGCLEITPLLGLLRWCVKAPLAYQRGRKSALTNGHGESEKGTAYEELYSKLHLSVLQVFLMLQVHLTEQNLIGRLAVLPVESVATLVEEVSRLCEKLTPFPAANHIQLALDRLAQALQVAMATGALLCAREDLRTLCSRLPHNNLLQLVMSGPVVQPPPHSGPFQPNMYPHIHPGRPSTLSPHSPHPVLSPHPTHPALSPHRPLTAHAAHPSLSPHAFHPAAMAFPYRPIR from the exons ATGAGTGATATCCGGCATGCATTGCTGCGGCGTGATCCGCTGAGCGCGGCTAAAGAGGTTCTGTATCATCTGGACATCTCACTGGGCAGCGCTCTGCAGAGCTCCACCGGCCCCACGCCTGGACTAGAGAAGAGCACGGTGGAGCTGGTGGAGGAGTTCATCTTTCACGTCCCTAAAGACAGGAACATCCAGCCTAAGGTGAGGAACAGGAGTATCAAGTCTGGTCTGACTAAAAGAAGCACCTGGGTGGTG AGGATGAGCTGCGTTCAAGAACTGCAGCTGCTGGAGATCATGTGCAGTTACTTCCAGGAACAGAGCAAAGATGCAATCCGACAGATCATTTTCTCCGCACTCTTCAGTCTTCAAGGCAACAAGGCTGATGAGAGCCGCATGGCCATGCTTGGGAAGCTAGTGTCAATGGCTATAGCCATGTGTCGGGTGCCAATACTAGAGTGTGCAGCCACCTGGCTACAG CGCACACACTCTGCATGGTGCGTGCGTTTGGCTCGGGTGCTGATGGATGATTACTGCACACTGGTGCCATGTGCCATCTCTACCCTGCAAAACATCTGTTCAGCCAGTCCTCGCTTTTGCTGTCAGCTCCTCACTGCAGTAACGGCTCTCTATGACTTCTCCTCAG ATGAGTTGACTCCGCCCCCTGCACTCTTGGAGATGCTGGTTGGTTGGATCACAGAAGATCCCAGACTACTGCTCCTCACCTTCATCAACACACCCCTCAATTCCAGCCTGCCATTAGGCTGCCTTGAGATCACGCCTCTTTTGGGTCTGCTCCGGTGGTGTGTGAAAGCCCCGTTAGCCTATCAGAGAGGCCGCAAGTCAGCTTTGACCAATGGCCATGGAGAAAGTGAAAAAGGGACAGCGTATGAAGAGCTGTACTCTAAGCTGCACCTGAGTGTTCTTCAAGTCTTTCTCATGCTGCAG GTCCACCTGACAGAACAGAATTTGATAGGTCGGTTAGCTGTGCTTCCTGTGGAGTCTGTTGCCACGCTGGTAGAGGAAGTCAGCCGTCTGTGCGAGAAGCTCACGCCCTTCCCTGCTGCCAATCATATCCAGCTGGCACTGGATAGGCTGGCACAAGCTCTTCAGGTCGCCATGGCAACAGGAGCTCTTCTGTGTGCCAGAG AGGACCTACGGACTTTGTGCTCCAGACTTCCCCACAACAA TCTGTTACAGCTTGTGATGTCTGGTCCAGTAGTGCAGCCTCCACCTCACAGCGGACCCTTCCAGCCCAACATGTATCCACACATCCACCCGGGTCGGCCCTCCACTCTTTCTCCCCACAGCCCGCACCCTGTACTGTCACCGCACCCCACACACCCAGCGCTGTCCCCACATCGCCCGCTAACGGCCCACGCCGCACAcccttctctctctccacacGCCTTCCATCCTGCTGCCATGGCCTTTCCATACCGGCCCATTCGTTAA
- the cunh7orf26 gene encoding uncharacterized protein C7orf26 homolog isoform X4: MSDIRHALLRRDPLSAAKEVLYHLDISLGSALQSSTGPTPGLEKSTVELVEEFIFHVPKDRNIQPKRMSCVQELQLLEIMCSYFQEQSKDAIRQIIFSALFSLQGNKADESRMAMLGKLVSMAIAMCRVPILECAATWLQRTHSAWCVRLARVLMDDYCTLVPCAISTLQNICSASPRFCCQLLTAVTALYDFSSDELTPPPALLEMLVGWITEDPRLLLLTFINTPLNSSLPLGCLEITPLLGLLRWCVKAPLAYQRGRKSALTNGHGESEKGTAYEELYSKLHLSVLQVFLMLQVHLTEQNLIGRLAVLPVESVATLVEEVSRLCEKLTPFPAANHIQLALDRLAQALQVAMATGALLCAREDLRTLCSRLPHNNLLQLVMSGPVVQPPPHSGPFQPNMYPHIHPGRPSTLSPHSPHPVLSPHPTHPALSPHRPLTAHAAHPSLSPHAFHPAAMAFPYRPIR, from the exons ATGAGTGATATCCGGCATGCATTGCTGCGGCGTGATCCGCTGAGCGCGGCTAAAGAGGTTCTGTATCATCTGGACATCTCACTGGGCAGCGCTCTGCAGAGCTCCACCGGCCCCACGCCTGGACTAGAGAAGAGCACGGTGGAGCTGGTGGAGGAGTTCATCTTTCACGTCCCTAAAGACAGGAACATCCAGCCTAAG AGGATGAGCTGCGTTCAAGAACTGCAGCTGCTGGAGATCATGTGCAGTTACTTCCAGGAACAGAGCAAAGATGCAATCCGACAGATCATTTTCTCCGCACTCTTCAGTCTTCAAGGCAACAAGGCTGATGAGAGCCGCATGGCCATGCTTGGGAAGCTAGTGTCAATGGCTATAGCCATGTGTCGGGTGCCAATACTAGAGTGTGCAGCCACCTGGCTACAG CGCACACACTCTGCATGGTGCGTGCGTTTGGCTCGGGTGCTGATGGATGATTACTGCACACTGGTGCCATGTGCCATCTCTACCCTGCAAAACATCTGTTCAGCCAGTCCTCGCTTTTGCTGTCAGCTCCTCACTGCAGTAACGGCTCTCTATGACTTCTCCTCAG ATGAGTTGACTCCGCCCCCTGCACTCTTGGAGATGCTGGTTGGTTGGATCACAGAAGATCCCAGACTACTGCTCCTCACCTTCATCAACACACCCCTCAATTCCAGCCTGCCATTAGGCTGCCTTGAGATCACGCCTCTTTTGGGTCTGCTCCGGTGGTGTGTGAAAGCCCCGTTAGCCTATCAGAGAGGCCGCAAGTCAGCTTTGACCAATGGCCATGGAGAAAGTGAAAAAGGGACAGCGTATGAAGAGCTGTACTCTAAGCTGCACCTGAGTGTTCTTCAAGTCTTTCTCATGCTGCAG GTCCACCTGACAGAACAGAATTTGATAGGTCGGTTAGCTGTGCTTCCTGTGGAGTCTGTTGCCACGCTGGTAGAGGAAGTCAGCCGTCTGTGCGAGAAGCTCACGCCCTTCCCTGCTGCCAATCATATCCAGCTGGCACTGGATAGGCTGGCACAAGCTCTTCAGGTCGCCATGGCAACAGGAGCTCTTCTGTGTGCCAGAG AGGACCTACGGACTTTGTGCTCCAGACTTCCCCACAACAA TCTGTTACAGCTTGTGATGTCTGGTCCAGTAGTGCAGCCTCCACCTCACAGCGGACCCTTCCAGCCCAACATGTATCCACACATCCACCCGGGTCGGCCCTCCACTCTTTCTCCCCACAGCCCGCACCCTGTACTGTCACCGCACCCCACACACCCAGCGCTGTCCCCACATCGCCCGCTAACGGCCCACGCCGCACAcccttctctctctccacacGCCTTCCATCCTGCTGCCATGGCCTTTCCATACCGGCCCATTCGTTAA
- the LOC109057254 gene encoding phosphomannomutase 2-like, which produces MASSSADPTTLCLFDVDGTLTAARQKATPDMHQFLNELRQRVRVGVVGGSDLDKIKEQLGDDVINRVDYVFAENGLVAYRFGQLHSVQNIQAHLGEEVLQDFINFCLNYLSKIKLPKKRGTFIEFRNGMLNVSPIGRSCSQEERIEFYELDKKEKIREKFVSVLKEEFAGRGLAFSIGGQISFDVFPEGWDKRYCLGIVEKDSYQRIHFFGDKTMPGGNDYEIFVDPRTIGHEVKSPEDTQRICKELFFSSAIQNDVQ; this is translated from the exons AAAGCAACTCCCGACATGCATCAGTTCTTGAATGAACTCAGACAGCGAGTGAGAGTCGGGGTGGTTGGAGGATCAGACCTGGACAAAATAAAAGAACAGTTGGGTGATGATG TTATTAATAGAGTGGATTATGTGTTTGCTGAGAACGGTTTGGTAGCATACAGGTTTGGGCAGCTGCATTCTGTGCAG AATATTCAGGCACACTTGGGAGAAGAGGTTTTACAGGATTTTATCAATTTCTGCCTCAATTACCTTTCAAAGATAAAACTGCCCAAGAAAAG AGGCACATTTATTGAATTCCGTAACGGAATGCTGAATGTCTCTCCAATTGGTCGAAGCTGCAGCCAAGAAGAAAGAATAGAATTCTATGAACTTGATAag AAGGAGAAGATCAGAGAAAAGTTTGTCTCTGTTTTAAAGGAAGAGTTTGCTGGGAGAGGTCTAGCTTTCTCCATTG gtggGCAGATCAGCTTTGATGTGTTTCCAGAGGGTTGGGATAAGCGGTACTGTCTGGGAATTGTAGAGAAAGACTCATATCAGCGCATCCATTTCTTTGGAGACAAAACTATGCCT ggCGGAAACGATTATGAAATCTTTGTAGACCCCAGAACAATTGGTCATGAGGTCAAGTCTCCTGAGGACACacagaggatctgcaaggagctCTTCTTCAGCTCTGCCATCCAGAATGATGTACAGTAG